One window of Myxocyprinus asiaticus isolate MX2 ecotype Aquarium Trade chromosome 4, UBuf_Myxa_2, whole genome shotgun sequence genomic DNA carries:
- the osm gene encoding uncharacterized protein osm yields the protein MEPKTGLLKLWISMVVLSLTMPYSSTHGCKEKRIQYTRNKIEGLLHIYRKFNSKLTGWPEEIPELNLNTSVSTNEKRQRENCGVHYMYDALELIYHHQTEIHDTHTIISETQTVLKVLKQTKGCFQNCTNITKPHFPHKNIYNRKQWGLSILEASVNFLDHLKVIKTQDMKARP from the exons ATGGAGCCAAAGACAG GACTTCTGAAGCTGTGGATTTCTATGGTGGTTTTAAGCCTGACCATGCCGTACAGTTCAACACACGGATGCAAAGAAAAACGCATTCAATACACCAGAAATAAAATTGAAGGACTGTTACATATATAT CGCAAATTCAACAGTAAACTCACTGGTTGGCCTGAAGAAATTCCAGAGCTCAATTTAAATACCTCTGTTTCAACTAACGAGAAAAGGCAGAGAGAAAACTGTGGAGTTCACTACATGTATGATGCACTTGAGTTAATATATCACCATCAAACAGAAATACATGATACCCACACAATCATATCTGAAACTCAAACGGTTCTGAAGGTGTTAAAGCAAACCAAGGGCTGTTTTCAAAACTGCACAAATATCACAAAGCCTCACTTCCCTCATAAAAACATATACAACAGAAAACAGTGGGGCCTGTCTATTCTAGAGGCTTCTGTAAACTTTCTGGATCACTTGAAGGTcataaaaacacaagacatgaaaGCCAGACCTTGA